A portion of the Lolium rigidum isolate FL_2022 chromosome 1, APGP_CSIRO_Lrig_0.1, whole genome shotgun sequence genome contains these proteins:
- the LOC124687141 gene encoding oxysterol-binding protein-related protein 2A-like isoform X2, producing the protein MRQEGLNESLIRDCEQIMLSEFSSYRKQLKLRYEDHLSLFGSSRHHFEEGKDGNIIQGALSRNEFPSSRRGNFSEYSTTESDDFEKQDGGDLTCEEESTFFDAADYFTESNSRSSAMSSSTDCGVHSGTNIDNSGCLEIENVQMQDSDNMLPQIKRRSKLPEPTEKEKGISLWSIIKDSVGKDLTRVCLPVYFNEPLSSLQKCFEDLEYSYLLDQAYEHGKVGNSLMRILKVAAFAVSGYASSVARPCKPFNPLLGETYEADFPDRRIRFFAEKVSHHPMLIACHSEGKGWKFWGDSNVKSKFWGQSIQVDPVGVLTLEFDDGEIFQWSKVTTTINNLILGKLYCNHHGTMHIKGNQQYSCKLKFKEPSLLDRNPRLVQGFVEDNDGKKASFVIGKWDENMYYSNLDTSKIRSADQLQGASLLWEKSKPSPNPTRYNLSSFAITLNELTPELQEKLPPTDSRLRPDQRHLENGEYEKANTEKLRLERRQRMSTKLQDNGWKPRWFEQDAEDGTYHYKGGYWEARDQGRWDGCLNIFGEFSET; encoded by the exons ATGCGGCAGGAAGGTTTAAACGAGAGTCTTATACGGGACTGTGAACAGATTATGCTTTCGGAGTTTTCAAGCTACCGAAAGCAACTGAAACTACGCTATGAGGATCATCTAAGCTTGTTTGGATCCAGTAGACACCATTTTGAG GAAGGTAAAGATGGAAATATAATACAGGGGGCGTTGTCAAGAAATGAATTTCCTAGTTCTCGACGTGGGAATTTTAGCG AATATAGCACAACAGAATCTGATGACTTTGAGAAGCAAGATGGTGGTGACTTGACTTGTGAAGAAGAGTCTACATTCTTTGATGCTGCAGACTACTTCACTGAATCAAACAGCAGATCTTCAGCAATGTCAAGTTCTACAGATTGTGGTGTACACAGTGGTACTAACATAGATAACTCAGGTTGCCTGGAAATTGAGAATGTCCAAATGCAAGATTCTGACAACATGCTACCTCAAATCAAACGACGGAGTAAATTACCAGAACCTACTGAGAAAGAGAAAGGAATCAGCCTTTGGTCCATTATTAAAGATAGTGTCGGCAAGGATTTGACAAGAGTGTGCCTTCCAGTTTACTTTAATGAACCACTGTCATCCCTCCAGAAATGCTTTGAAGATTTAGAATATTCCTACCTTTTGGATCAGGCATATGAACATGGAAAAGTG GGAAACAGCCTCATGAGAATTCTGAAAGTAGCTGCTTTTGCGGTCTCTGGCTATGCTTCTTCTGTCGCGAGACCTTGCAAACCGTTCAATCCGTTGTTAGGAGAGACCTATGAAGCTGATTTTCCTGATAGAAGGATCCGCTTTTTTGCTGAGAAG GTTAGTCATCATCCCATGCTGATTGCCTGCCACTCTGAAGGCAAGGGTTGGAAGTTCTGGGGCGACAGCAATGTAAAATCCAAGTTCTGGGGGCAGTCAATTCAAGTTGATCCAGTTGGCGTTTTGACACTGGAATTTGATGATGGTGAAATTTTCCAATGGAGTAAG GTGACAACAACTATCAATAACCTCATTCTTGGGAAGCTGTACTGCAATCATCATGGAACCATGCACATAAAAGGGAATCAACAGTATTCATGTAAACTCAAGTTCAAAGAGCCATCGCTGCTTGACCGCAATCCTCGCCTG GTACAAGGCTTCGTAGAGGACAATGATGGAAAGAAGGCTTCCTTTGTAATAGGAAAATGGGACGAAAATATGTACTATAGTAATTTAGATACTTCCAAGATCAGGAGTGCTGATCAATTGCAAGGTGCCTCCCTACTTTGGGAAAAGAGCAAACCTTCTCCCAACCCAACTCGGTACAATCTATCTTCTTTTGCGATCACATTGAATGAGTTGACCCCAGAGCTTCAG GAGAAACTTCCTCCTACTGATTCACGGCTGAGGCCAGACCAGCGGCATTTGGAGAATGGTGAATATGAAAAGGCAAACACAGAAAAGTTGAGGTTGGAACGGCGGCAAAGAATG TCGACTAAACTTCAAGACAATGGCTGGAAGCCTCGATGGTTCGAGCAGGACGCTGAAGATGGGACATACCATTACAAAGGTGGGTACTGGGAAGCAAGGGACCAAGGACGCTGGGACGGATGCCTCAACATATTCGGGGAGTTCTCAGAAACATGA
- the LOC124687141 gene encoding oxysterol-binding protein-related protein 2A-like isoform X1: MSSSTDCGVHSGTNIDNSGCLEIENVQMQDSDNMLPQIKRRSKLPEPTEKEKGISLWSIIKDSVGKDLTRVCLPVYFNEPLSSLQKCFEDLEYSYLLDQAYEHGKVGNSLMRILKVAAFAVSGYASSVARPCKPFNPLLGETYEADFPDRRIRFFAEKVSHHPMLIACHSEGKGWKFWGDSNVKSKFWGQSIQVDPVGVLTLEFDDGEIFQWSKVTTTINNLILGKLYCNHHGTMHIKGNQQYSCKLKFKEPSLLDRNPRLVQGFVEDNDGKKASFVIGKWDENMYYSNLDTSKIRSADQLQGASLLWEKSKPSPNPTRYNLSSFAITLNELTPELQEKLPPTDSRLRPDQRHLENGEYEKANTEKLRLERRQRMSTKLQDNGWKPRWFEQDAEDGTYHYKGGYWEARDQGRWDGCLNIFGEFSET; encoded by the exons ATGTCAAGTTCTACAGATTGTGGTGTACACAGTGGTACTAACATAGATAACTCAGGTTGCCTGGAAATTGAGAATGTCCAAATGCAAGATTCTGACAACATGCTACCTCAAATCAAACGACGGAGTAAATTACCAGAACCTACTGAGAAAGAGAAAGGAATCAGCCTTTGGTCCATTATTAAAGATAGTGTCGGCAAGGATTTGACAAGAGTGTGCCTTCCAGTTTACTTTAATGAACCACTGTCATCCCTCCAGAAATGCTTTGAAGATTTAGAATATTCCTACCTTTTGGATCAGGCATATGAACATGGAAAAGTG GGAAACAGCCTCATGAGAATTCTGAAAGTAGCTGCTTTTGCGGTCTCTGGCTATGCTTCTTCTGTCGCGAGACCTTGCAAACCGTTCAATCCGTTGTTAGGAGAGACCTATGAAGCTGATTTTCCTGATAGAAGGATCCGCTTTTTTGCTGAGAAG GTTAGTCATCATCCCATGCTGATTGCCTGCCACTCTGAAGGCAAGGGTTGGAAGTTCTGGGGCGACAGCAATGTAAAATCCAAGTTCTGGGGGCAGTCAATTCAAGTTGATCCAGTTGGCGTTTTGACACTGGAATTTGATGATGGTGAAATTTTCCAATGGAGTAAG GTGACAACAACTATCAATAACCTCATTCTTGGGAAGCTGTACTGCAATCATCATGGAACCATGCACATAAAAGGGAATCAACAGTATTCATGTAAACTCAAGTTCAAAGAGCCATCGCTGCTTGACCGCAATCCTCGCCTG GTACAAGGCTTCGTAGAGGACAATGATGGAAAGAAGGCTTCCTTTGTAATAGGAAAATGGGACGAAAATATGTACTATAGTAATTTAGATACTTCCAAGATCAGGAGTGCTGATCAATTGCAAGGTGCCTCCCTACTTTGGGAAAAGAGCAAACCTTCTCCCAACCCAACTCGGTACAATCTATCTTCTTTTGCGATCACATTGAATGAGTTGACCCCAGAGCTTCAG GAGAAACTTCCTCCTACTGATTCACGGCTGAGGCCAGACCAGCGGCATTTGGAGAATGGTGAATATGAAAAGGCAAACACAGAAAAGTTGAGGTTGGAACGGCGGCAAAGAATG TCGACTAAACTTCAAGACAATGGCTGGAAGCCTCGATGGTTCGAGCAGGACGCTGAAGATGGGACATACCATTACAAAGGTGGGTACTGGGAAGCAAGGGACCAAGGACGCTGGGACGGATGCCTCAACATATTCGGGGAGTTCTCAGAAACATGA